From Peptoanaerobacter stomatis, one genomic window encodes:
- a CDS encoding DEAD/DEAH box helicase, whose protein sequence is MIINELVMNQDSCFTDIQCRMTIKQKIVAKNGRVEMFGDNQFKFITKDNVIDFSIVDKNDAKLIMESFNRHFYCLANVTSCSDAGDDGKVFFLHIGFFYNLQRWGKTPVILSDEMKSNIEKKYVKGRETLEQVLEENFKLSDGVSSYFAYTSGKYYFGSEEQDENEVEDADKGKIPSPEVKTEESAASENESEKEEKLDKEKIEQIIEKEKQKKDTLVIYGREFYIYVSIQGDKFNEKLYVEKIGKRKQNVPMMRMAEGTLEFFDHNSILSKKVKETLESTKGYLDLWNQYAEQEGNLLLEEVRKVGLITVNRGAATFDSEGIHLPYSGLTKEAEELIANDTYLFFSDEIPVYLADREMTWSDYRTLSKEASQIGYSINKGVQVRVNKRKNGGFIIETEDGHLPEQKYVSLSIFGDERQIARREEARKRIAEGNAANPALGLILEGQLTEELGAYSTRKKIMPLSSFVKEKIFKYEPTETQKKAIDIALNTPDIAIIQGPPGTGKTTVITAIIERLNELCDKREKVNGQVLITSFQHDAVRNVIERLRINSLPTIKFGKQDRAGEEDLTRERVIEEWCEEYIARLNAKNPELIETEKRNRLSRLHNMYLIYPSDKNALEFLQCAKEINTDVELDKKISRMIESRSVSGGEKTSELLLLIRRLRTTREGFMDDGADNADYLLQNLEDMGINQSIPENRKVFDILDEAAMCYGKEPSKELLEKLCDAKTYLLDKCVPKPSYKKEVPDEEISKIYKQINQSVKKHQDEKAAILADLLKELRTNRSEVERSLEHYLFVYSATTQQSEGVEIKEAKGINKYSDEHPEYETVIVDEAARVSPADLMIPLAQAKKRIILVGDHRQLPHIYDEEVFESMKENGETVDMNNIKKSMFEYLLEKAKELEKIDNVPRTIVLDAQYRMHPMLGEFVNEVFYQPNDEQFASPMPASNYQQFISQKTLPLEWYNFPDKYGKEHKEGTSRVRDCEADFIVEKIEYYMKLEEGKDLTYGVITFYSEQFKSIKRKLKNKLGDDAKRVRVGSVDAFQGMEFDVIFLSVVRSNDKKPMVRIDKTSKPEPINYDYLEKYKGIDKKQIDKKSEEYKEWEIYRDKVGMQNYGFLISENRLCVSLSRQKKLLIVVGNTEMFYNGEWGRIAEICVPGMKRLYELCKGEDVIYDGQSESV, encoded by the coding sequence ATGATAATAAATGAATTGGTGATGAATCAAGATAGTTGTTTTACTGATATACAATGTAGGATGACGATTAAACAAAAGATTGTTGCGAAGAACGGTCGAGTAGAAATGTTTGGTGACAATCAATTTAAGTTTATAACTAAGGACAATGTTATAGATTTTTCGATTGTGGATAAAAATGACGCAAAGCTAATAATGGAGTCATTTAATAGACACTTCTATTGTCTTGCAAATGTTACTAGTTGCAGTGATGCCGGTGATGATGGAAAAGTGTTTTTCCTTCATATAGGTTTCTTTTACAATTTGCAACGTTGGGGAAAAACACCAGTTATTCTCAGTGATGAAATGAAAAGTAATATTGAAAAAAAGTATGTTAAAGGTAGAGAAACATTAGAACAAGTTTTAGAAGAGAATTTTAAGCTTTCTGATGGAGTTAGTTCATACTTTGCGTATACAAGTGGAAAGTACTATTTTGGCTCTGAAGAACAGGATGAAAACGAAGTAGAAGATGCTGATAAGGGGAAAATTCCATCGCCGGAAGTGAAAACTGAAGAATCGGCTGCATCAGAGAATGAATCTGAAAAAGAAGAAAAGTTAGATAAAGAAAAAATAGAACAAATTATTGAGAAGGAAAAACAAAAGAAAGATACACTGGTCATTTATGGCCGCGAGTTCTACATATATGTTTCTATTCAAGGTGATAAATTCAACGAAAAACTGTATGTTGAAAAAATAGGAAAAAGAAAGCAGAACGTACCAATGATGCGTATGGCGGAGGGAACTTTAGAGTTCTTTGACCATAATTCTATCCTTTCAAAAAAGGTTAAAGAAACATTAGAGAGTACAAAAGGGTATCTAGACTTATGGAACCAATATGCTGAACAAGAAGGAAATCTTTTATTAGAAGAAGTCCGAAAAGTTGGCTTAATAACTGTAAATCGAGGAGCTGCAACCTTTGATAGCGAAGGTATTCATTTGCCTTATTCGGGCTTAACAAAAGAAGCAGAAGAACTGATAGCAAATGATACTTATTTATTCTTTTCGGATGAAATACCTGTGTATTTAGCAGACCGTGAAATGACATGGAGCGATTACAGAACTTTATCAAAAGAAGCAAGTCAAATAGGGTATTCGATTAATAAAGGAGTACAAGTAAGAGTCAATAAGAGAAAAAATGGTGGATTTATTATAGAAACTGAGGATGGTCATCTGCCGGAGCAGAAATATGTCTCTTTATCTATTTTTGGAGATGAAAGACAGATTGCAAGAAGAGAAGAGGCTAGAAAAAGAATTGCAGAAGGAAATGCCGCAAATCCAGCATTGGGTTTGATTTTAGAGGGGCAACTTACTGAAGAATTAGGTGCATATTCTACTAGAAAGAAAATAATGCCATTATCTAGTTTTGTGAAGGAAAAGATTTTCAAATATGAACCGACAGAAACCCAGAAGAAGGCAATAGATATTGCACTTAACACACCAGATATTGCAATTATTCAAGGACCTCCTGGAACAGGAAAAACAACAGTTATTACTGCGATTATCGAACGTTTGAATGAATTATGCGATAAGCGAGAGAAAGTAAATGGACAAGTATTAATAACGAGTTTTCAGCATGACGCGGTAAGAAATGTTATTGAACGATTAAGAATTAATTCATTACCTACAATTAAATTTGGTAAACAGGATCGAGCTGGGGAAGAGGATCTTACCAGAGAACGAGTTATTGAAGAGTGGTGTGAAGAATACATTGCAAGGTTAAATGCAAAAAATCCTGAACTGATTGAAACTGAAAAGAGAAATAGATTAAGTCGTTTGCATAATATGTATTTAATATATCCAAGTGATAAGAATGCTTTGGAATTTTTACAGTGTGCGAAGGAAATAAATACTGATGTAGAACTTGATAAAAAAATAAGTAGAATGATTGAGTCAAGAAGTGTTAGTGGTGGAGAAAAGACTTCGGAGCTATTGCTGCTTATTAGAAGATTAAGAACTACAAGAGAAGGTTTTATGGATGATGGAGCAGACAATGCAGATTATCTATTACAAAATCTTGAGGATATGGGGATAAACCAGAGTATACCAGAAAACCGAAAAGTTTTTGATATTCTTGATGAGGCTGCAATGTGTTATGGAAAAGAGCCGAGTAAAGAATTATTAGAAAAATTATGCGATGCAAAAACATATTTATTGGATAAGTGTGTTCCTAAACCTTCATATAAAAAAGAAGTACCAGATGAAGAAATCTCAAAGATTTATAAACAGATAAATCAGAGTGTAAAAAAACATCAAGATGAGAAGGCTGCAATTTTAGCAGATTTATTGAAAGAGTTACGAACCAATAGATCAGAGGTGGAACGATCTTTAGAACATTACTTGTTTGTATATTCTGCGACTACACAGCAAAGTGAAGGTGTTGAAATCAAAGAAGCTAAAGGGATAAATAAATATTCAGATGAACATCCTGAATACGAAACAGTTATTGTAGATGAAGCTGCACGAGTAAGCCCGGCAGACTTAATGATTCCGTTAGCACAGGCAAAGAAGAGAATTATTTTGGTTGGAGACCATCGACAGTTGCCTCATATTTATGATGAAGAAGTTTTTGAAAGTATGAAAGAAAACGGTGAAACTGTTGATATGAACAATATCAAAAAGAGTATGTTTGAGTACCTTTTGGAGAAAGCCAAGGAACTTGAGAAAATTGACAATGTTCCTAGAACTATTGTTTTGGACGCTCAATACAGAATGCACCCTATGCTTGGTGAGTTTGTAAATGAAGTATTTTATCAACCAAATGATGAGCAGTTTGCTTCTCCTATGCCAGCATCAAATTATCAACAGTTTATTTCTCAAAAAACTCTTCCGTTGGAGTGGTATAACTTTCCAGATAAATACGGTAAAGAGCATAAAGAGGGAACAAGTAGAGTTAGAGATTGTGAAGCTGACTTTATAGTTGAAAAAATTGAGTATTACATGAAATTGGAGGAAGGTAAAGATCTTACCTATGGAGTCATCACATTCTATAGCGAGCAATTTAAAAGCATAAAACGAAAACTTAAGAACAAGTTGGGTGACGATGCAAAGAGAGTTCGAGTAGGAAGTGTAGATGCCTTTCAGGGAATGGAATTTGATGTAATCTTCTTATCGGTAGTAAGAAGCAATGATAAGAAACCGATGGTTAGAATTGATAAGACTTCGAAACCCGAACCAATTAATTACGATTATTTAGAAAAGTATAAAGGAATTGATAAAAAGCAGATTGATAAGAAATCAGAAGAATACAAAGAGTGGGAAATATACCGCGATAAAGTTGGAATGCAGAATTACGGTTTCTTAATATCTGAAAACAGATTATGTGTTTCTTTAAGTAGACAGAAAAAATTACTAATTGTTGTTGGAAATACAGAAATGTTTTACAACGGAGAATGGGGACGCATTGCAGAAATATGCGTGCCTGGAATGAAAAGATTGTATGAACTTTGTAAGGGAGAGGATGTGATATACGATGGCCAATCCGAAAGTGTTTAG
- a CDS encoding protein phosphatase 2C domain-containing protein: MISGGLSIMGSYHDVNQDSFLSKPYKDGYIMVVSDGMGSKSLSHFGSKCICESVFDVVSNYAFDLDVISFKDIIYACHEEWKKRLSDYDIKQCYATLLVAVVRENTIKAARLGDGFLAIYADGKVTCLYDKKENYFANETDCLKEELDREKIEIVEIEYSRFHGALSCTDGVEIGTMQEEDITGFTQEFVDEYSYKEKDKVIEEIESWLKDWPGMDDKTLAFVMEGER, encoded by the coding sequence GTGATTTCTGGTGGATTATCGATAATGGGAAGTTATCATGATGTGAATCAAGACTCTTTTTTAAGCAAACCATATAAAGATGGATACATTATGGTGGTTTCCGATGGAATGGGGAGTAAGTCACTTTCACATTTTGGATCAAAATGTATATGCGAAAGTGTATTCGATGTAGTAAGTAATTATGCATTTGATTTGGATGTAATAAGCTTTAAGGATATTATTTATGCATGTCATGAGGAGTGGAAAAAGCGTTTATCTGATTATGATATTAAACAGTGTTATGCAACACTACTTGTTGCTGTGGTGAGAGAAAACACGATTAAAGCTGCTAGATTAGGTGACGGTTTTTTGGCTATCTATGCGGATGGAAAAGTTACATGTTTATATGATAAAAAAGAAAATTATTTCGCAAATGAAACTGATTGTTTGAAGGAAGAACTAGATCGAGAAAAGATTGAAATAGTTGAAATAGAATATTCGAGATTTCATGGGGCGTTATCATGTACTGATGGTGTTGAAATAGGAACAATGCAAGAAGAAGATATAACAGGATTTACGCAAGAATTTGTTGATGAGTATTCTTATAAAGAAAAAGATAAAGTGATTGAAGAAATAGAGTCATGGCTAAAAGATTGGCCGGGGATGGATGATAAAACCTTGGCTTTCGTGATGGAAGGTGAGAGATAA
- a CDS encoding vWA domain-containing protein gives MSKTVNIVVDASGSMAEDDKNAVVKYLLNGICNVMGTPGFDDVEFALYQWGQESKKIDNLEKAKIEFAGRSPLSGLEELKQIIDENQTMIFVSDGNFNSGDKAHIKKMSVNIIPIFVGIDANRTILQDIATEKVVYSVTDFMQAVYECV, from the coding sequence TTGAGTAAAACAGTAAATATAGTAGTGGATGCTTCTGGAAGTATGGCGGAAGATGATAAAAACGCAGTAGTAAAGTATCTGCTAAATGGAATATGTAATGTAATGGGAACCCCGGGTTTTGATGATGTTGAATTTGCATTGTACCAATGGGGACAAGAAAGTAAGAAAATAGATAATTTAGAAAAGGCCAAAATTGAATTTGCGGGAAGGTCTCCACTTTCAGGCCTTGAAGAATTAAAACAAATAATAGATGAAAATCAAACAATGATATTTGTTAGTGATGGCAATTTCAATAGTGGAGATAAGGCACACATTAAAAAAATGAGTGTAAACATCATTCCTATTTTTGTTGGCATTGATGCAAATAGGACAATTTTACAGGATATTGCTACTGAGAAAGTGGTTTATTCCGTAACTGATTTTATGCAAGCAGTTTATGAATGCGTGTAG
- a CDS encoding FtsK/SpoIIIE domain-containing protein: protein MEKNQETMEGLLHCLDDSITSRDRRYETLDAQYKNADGHILHKEYDEYSARKESITRRFKNEAIDYQEKIDRLCQRIRKSQPSLMELSSEFINTKGRFPRNIALGKLHVTYNNLDFFVPKTFSFPFEKPMYICDESKNVILHKVLLRLLFALPVDKQEYYVFDPIGLGKTVSKFNSLFSNERLFPQKKILSSTLELKVALKDVTKYILDLQSNVFNIATDCQDWDSYNRRLYSQRELRRMLPYKIFIFTAVPDGMDQECFDMFRTLIVHGKQCGLLVLFSFNEAILNTEDSKMKKMEIELRGCIENSVQLHNVFEEDNISNDFEHLEIENVGEKFPDDYQLSVLLDDLKAIAEKQNSQGMSFDEIMEHGSMFNCNSRNGLMIPVGCGASGNSIIELDIGDATPHYLIGGTTGSGKSNFLHNLIISACCRYSPNEMRVYLLDFKEGVEFSQYANPNLKHAKLVATEADTEYGITVLRHLVEEKEKRYAAFKTCGCKDIQGYRDKNPDEIMPRIMVVIDEFQVLFGNAQKDQTISTLEMLAKQGRACGIHLVLATQSLKGIDFSTLGPQFGGRVALKCSAEDSKYLLGGIASNNEEAAELKVPFAILNTSQGSVSGNVKFMIPRAEEKKIAEWIVKIEKKCNDIGIDTETKIFEGQSLPKRPIKSFVSQRTNLQIIFGELMDYNAEPFSVNLRPRVTDNLLICGHDDLIKKSLLDSVIGAALESEYCEEIIYVGDDNEMIDTALISNVVCFWSMKDFCEKYSECAFDKKCILIIDNCNLTKQIGYAPIMYGTPKSEAAFFKDYLDNANEKGSYIIAFYEGSNRIKNCGVPKDEFNYRIGYSVNVDEKNFLLGAGLQSNASVKKNRAFLVDNLELKAWFRPYSV, encoded by the coding sequence ATGGAGAAAAACCAGGAAACAATGGAAGGTCTGTTACATTGTTTAGATGATTCTATTACTTCTAGAGATAGAAGATATGAAACATTAGATGCACAATACAAAAATGCAGACGGACATATTTTACATAAAGAATATGATGAGTATTCGGCAAGAAAGGAATCTATAACTAGAAGATTTAAGAATGAAGCTATAGATTACCAGGAAAAGATAGATAGACTATGTCAACGAATACGCAAAAGCCAGCCTTCATTAATGGAATTGTCTTCAGAGTTTATTAATACAAAAGGTAGGTTTCCAAGAAATATTGCATTAGGAAAGTTGCATGTTACATACAATAACTTGGATTTTTTTGTTCCGAAGACTTTCTCATTTCCGTTTGAGAAGCCTATGTATATTTGTGATGAGTCAAAAAATGTTATTCTTCACAAAGTTTTACTAAGGCTTTTGTTTGCGTTACCCGTTGATAAACAGGAATACTATGTTTTTGATCCTATAGGATTAGGAAAGACTGTAAGTAAATTCAATTCTTTGTTCTCGAATGAGAGATTATTTCCTCAAAAGAAAATTCTTTCTTCTACTTTGGAGTTGAAAGTAGCATTAAAAGATGTTACGAAGTACATCCTTGATTTACAAAGCAATGTGTTCAATATTGCTACAGATTGTCAGGATTGGGATTCATATAATAGAAGGTTATATTCGCAACGAGAACTAAGAAGAATGTTGCCTTATAAAATATTCATTTTTACTGCAGTCCCAGATGGAATGGATCAAGAATGTTTTGATATGTTCAGAACATTAATTGTTCATGGAAAACAGTGTGGTTTGCTCGTTCTTTTTTCGTTTAATGAAGCTATTTTGAACACGGAAGATAGCAAAATGAAAAAGATGGAAATTGAATTGAGAGGTTGTATTGAAAATAGTGTTCAGCTACACAACGTCTTTGAAGAAGATAATATTAGTAATGATTTCGAACATCTAGAAATTGAAAATGTAGGTGAGAAATTTCCAGATGATTATCAATTAAGTGTTCTTTTAGACGATTTAAAGGCTATAGCAGAGAAGCAGAATAGCCAAGGAATGTCTTTCGATGAAATTATGGAGCATGGTTCAATGTTCAATTGTAATTCACGAAACGGGCTGATGATTCCGGTGGGGTGTGGAGCGTCTGGAAATAGCATTATTGAACTTGATATAGGGGATGCAACGCCACACTACCTTATTGGTGGTACAACAGGTTCTGGTAAATCGAATTTCTTACATAATTTGATTATTAGTGCGTGTTGTCGTTACTCACCAAATGAAATGAGAGTTTACTTGTTGGACTTCAAGGAAGGTGTTGAATTTAGTCAGTATGCAAATCCTAACTTGAAACATGCAAAACTTGTGGCAACTGAAGCTGATACAGAGTATGGAATTACTGTATTGAGACATTTGGTTGAAGAAAAAGAAAAACGTTATGCCGCATTTAAAACTTGTGGTTGTAAAGATATTCAAGGTTATAGAGATAAGAATCCCGATGAAATAATGCCAAGAATAATGGTAGTAATTGACGAATTCCAGGTATTGTTTGGGAATGCTCAAAAGGATCAGACGATTTCAACACTCGAAATGCTTGCTAAACAGGGACGAGCATGTGGCATCCATTTAGTGTTAGCAACTCAATCGTTAAAAGGAATTGATTTTTCAACACTAGGTCCACAGTTTGGTGGAAGAGTTGCATTAAAGTGCTCGGCAGAAGACTCAAAGTATTTGTTAGGTGGAATTGCATCAAATAACGAAGAGGCAGCAGAACTGAAAGTTCCATTCGCTATATTGAATACATCACAGGGAAGTGTTTCTGGAAATGTTAAATTCATGATTCCAAGAGCAGAAGAAAAGAAAATAGCAGAGTGGATTGTAAAAATTGAGAAGAAGTGTAATGACATCGGTATAGATACTGAAACCAAGATATTTGAAGGACAGAGTCTTCCAAAAAGACCTATTAAATCATTTGTTTCGCAAAGAACTAATCTTCAGATTATTTTTGGTGAACTGATGGATTATAACGCGGAACCGTTTTCAGTTAATTTAAGACCACGAGTTACGGATAATCTATTGATATGTGGCCATGATGATTTGATAAAGAAGAGTCTGCTGGATTCTGTTATAGGGGCAGCTTTGGAAAGTGAATACTGCGAAGAAATCATTTATGTTGGTGATGACAATGAGATGATTGATACAGCATTAATATCTAATGTAGTTTGTTTTTGGTCGATGAAAGATTTCTGTGAAAAATATTCAGAATGTGCTTTTGATAAAAAATGTATTCTGATAATAGACAATTGTAATTTGACAAAACAAATTGGTTATGCACCGATAATGTATGGAACTCCTAAGTCGGAGGCAGCTTTCTTTAAAGATTATCTAGATAATGCGAATGAAAAAGGAAGTTATATTATTGCCTTCTATGAAGGAAGTAACCGTATTAAGAACTGTGGTGTTCCGAAAGACGAATTCAATTATAGGATAGGCTACTCGGTTAATGTAGATGAAAAGAATTTCTTATTAGGAGCTGGCTTGCAGTCGAATGCATCAGTGAAGAAGAATAGAGCTTTCCTTGTTGATAACTTAGAGTTAAAAGCATGGTTTAGACCATATTCAGTATAG
- a CDS encoding WXG100 family type VII secretion target: MAQAIGDPEEIRSFSNSLEHYLNTVEEETGRLNSAFEQLGESWQDQQRTSFEETYKQLINALQNFKENASEQIPHLRTMAEDLSTYLGR; encoded by the coding sequence ATGGCACAGGCAATTGGCGATCCAGAGGAGATCAGAAGCTTTTCAAATTCACTTGAACATTATTTGAATACCGTAGAGGAAGAAACAGGAAGACTTAATTCTGCTTTTGAACAGTTAGGAGAGTCTTGGCAGGATCAGCAGAGAACTAGTTTTGAAGAAACTTATAAGCAGCTGATTAATGCTCTTCAGAATTTTAAGGAGAATGCGTCTGAACAGATTCCACATTTAAGAACAATGGCGGAAGATTTAAGTACATATTTGGGAAGGTAG
- a CDS encoding vWA domain-containing protein — MAFNPNNYKAPEAKKLPVILLLDVSGSMSGAKIDSLYDATIDMIETFAAAQAKEQIIDVAIITFGDSVDLHTRYTPVKDLQAKGISKFKASGMTPMGTALRMAKDMIDDKNETPSRIYRPAVVLVSDGAPNDDWKGPMDKFINDGRSAKCQRFAVAIGNDADRSVLERFIQDPNAVLFAEDAKDISEQFKTISMSISTMATAPNSNSVPTPSTAPKYDNNIANDDDDDLY; from the coding sequence ATGGCATTTAATCCAAACAATTACAAAGCACCAGAAGCAAAAAAATTACCGGTTATTTTATTACTTGATGTAAGTGGAAGTATGAGTGGAGCAAAGATTGATAGCTTGTATGACGCAACCATTGATATGATTGAAACATTTGCTGCTGCTCAGGCAAAAGAACAGATTATAGATGTTGCTATTATTACATTTGGTGACAGTGTTGATTTACATACCAGATATACTCCTGTGAAAGATTTACAGGCAAAAGGCATTAGTAAGTTTAAGGCTTCAGGAATGACACCAATGGGAACTGCATTAAGAATGGCGAAGGACATGATTGATGACAAGAATGAAACACCTTCAAGAATTTATCGTCCTGCTGTTGTGTTAGTTTCTGATGGCGCTCCAAATGATGATTGGAAAGGACCTATGGATAAGTTCATTAATGATGGACGTTCTGCAAAATGTCAGAGATTTGCTGTCGCTATTGGTAATGATGCAGACAGAAGTGTTCTTGAGAGATTTATACAGGATCCAAATGCAGTTTTATTTGCTGAAGATGCAAAGGATATTTCAGAGCAGTTTAAGACAATTAGTATGTCTATTTCTACAATGGCTACAGCACCTAATTCAAATAGCGTACCTACTCCTTCAACTGCACCAAAGTATGATAACAATATCGCTAACGATGACGATGATGATTTGTATTAA
- the rlmD gene encoding 23S rRNA (uracil(1939)-C(5))-methyltransferase RlmD — protein sequence MQLNQIIQLDITDMTDEGGAIGKIDTLTVFLNKGVIGDKVKAKITKIKKNYITADVQEIQVYSKLREDKKLCDIQDLCGGCQILDIKYENQLKVKQNLLKQKLERIGGIVNPNINDIVSMQNPFRYRNKTQMPLCMKNGQIQIGFYKQKTHEIIPFTDCKIQNEINNKIIEIIKRFIINEKISVYDEHNHTGNLRHIITKISQKKDEIMLILVTKDSKKLNIDFMVTEFKKNKIPVKSIVQNVNTKKTNVILSDKNILLYGKEYIQDMIENLTFNIYPNSFYQVNSIQMEKMYKRALDYANLQGTETVYDLYCGIGTITLLLSQKCKTVYGIEVVAQAIESAKQNAKINNIENAKFICGKVEDEIENLVAKSNMPNVIVLDPARKGCEEKVLDTILNVKPEKIIYISCNPSTLARDLKKLLSTKEYELQEVTPYDLFSHTMHVETVALLSKLNVDKHIDVEIKLDELDLTSAESKATYAKIKEYILEKFGLKVPTLYIAQIKKKCGIELRENYNKSKKEKQVIPQCTPEKEEAIMDALRHFKMI from the coding sequence ATGCAGTTAAATCAAATAATACAATTAGATATAACGGATATGACCGATGAAGGCGGAGCAATAGGAAAAATAGACACTCTTACAGTTTTTCTTAACAAAGGAGTAATAGGAGATAAAGTAAAAGCTAAAATTACCAAGATTAAGAAAAACTATATAACAGCTGATGTTCAGGAAATACAAGTCTATTCAAAACTGAGAGAAGATAAGAAATTATGCGACATACAAGATTTATGCGGTGGTTGTCAGATATTAGATATAAAATATGAAAATCAGCTAAAAGTAAAACAAAATCTATTGAAACAAAAATTGGAAAGAATAGGCGGGATTGTAAATCCTAATATAAACGACATAGTATCAATGCAAAATCCCTTCAGATACAGAAATAAGACACAGATGCCGCTATGTATGAAAAACGGTCAAATACAAATAGGCTTTTATAAGCAAAAGACACACGAAATTATACCGTTTACAGATTGTAAAATACAAAATGAAATTAATAATAAAATAATAGAAATCATAAAAAGATTTATCATAAATGAAAAAATATCAGTATATGACGAGCATAACCACACAGGCAATTTGAGACATATAATAACTAAAATATCACAAAAAAAAGATGAGATAATGCTCATACTCGTTACAAAAGACAGCAAAAAATTGAATATAGATTTTATGGTGACAGAATTTAAAAAAAATAAAATACCGGTAAAATCTATCGTTCAAAATGTGAACACTAAAAAGACGAACGTCATACTGTCAGATAAAAACATACTTCTGTATGGTAAGGAATATATACAAGATATGATAGAAAATCTTACATTTAATATATATCCGAACTCCTTTTATCAAGTAAACTCAATTCAAATGGAAAAAATGTATAAAAGAGCATTAGACTATGCAAATTTGCAAGGAACAGAAACAGTATATGATTTGTACTGTGGAATAGGCACAATAACTTTACTTTTGTCGCAAAAATGCAAAACGGTTTATGGAATAGAAGTAGTAGCTCAAGCCATTGAAAGTGCAAAACAAAACGCCAAAATAAACAACATAGAAAATGCAAAATTTATATGTGGCAAAGTAGAAGACGAAATAGAAAACTTGGTTGCAAAATCAAATATGCCGAATGTCATAGTGCTCGATCCTGCACGAAAAGGCTGTGAAGAAAAAGTCTTGGACACTATATTAAATGTAAAACCTGAAAAAATAATATATATATCCTGCAATCCGTCAACCTTGGCAAGAGATTTGAAAAAACTTTTAAGTACCAAAGAATATGAACTGCAAGAGGTAACACCGTATGATTTGTTCAGCCACACAATGCATGTGGAGACGGTAGCATTATTGTCCAAACTCAATGTCGATAAGCATATAGATGTTGAAATTAAGCTGGATGAGCTTGATTTGACATCTGCTGAAAGTAAAGCGACTTATGCAAAAATCAAGGAATATATATTAGAAAAATTTGGATTAAAAGTTCCAACACTTTATATTGCACAGATTAAAAAGAAGTGTGGTATTGAATTAAGGGAGAATTATAATAAATCAAAAAAAGAGAAACAGGTTATTCCACAATGCACACCGGAAAAAGAGGAAGCTATTATGGATGCTTTAAGGCATTTTAAAATGATTTAG
- the fsa gene encoding fructose-6-phosphate aldolase translates to MKIFLDTANINEIKEGASWGIVDGVTTNPSLIAKEKRDFKQVVKEICEIVDGPISAEVISEDAEGMIKEARELVKIHENIVVKIPMTVEGLKAVSVISKEGIHTNVTLIFSANQALLAAKAGATYVSPFLGRVDDIGSEGMDLVRKIVEIFDIYGYDTEVIAASVRHPLHVTDAALAGAHIATIPMKVLEQMVKHPLTDKGIASFMKDWESAFGK, encoded by the coding sequence ATGAAAATTTTTCTTGATACTGCAAATATCAATGAGATAAAAGAAGGTGCAAGTTGGGGTATAGTAGATGGAGTTACTACAAATCCGTCACTTATAGCAAAAGAAAAGAGAGATTTTAAGCAAGTTGTAAAAGAAATATGCGAAATAGTGGACGGACCTATTTCAGCAGAAGTAATATCAGAAGACGCTGAAGGCATGATAAAAGAGGCAAGAGAACTTGTAAAGATACATGAAAATATAGTGGTAAAAATACCTATGACAGTAGAGGGCTTAAAAGCTGTAAGTGTAATATCAAAAGAAGGCATACACACAAACGTAACACTTATATTTTCAGCTAATCAAGCACTTCTTGCAGCAAAAGCCGGAGCAACATATGTAAGTCCTTTTTTAGGCAGAGTAGATGATATAGGCTCTGAAGGTATGGATTTGGTAAGAAAAATAGTAGAAATATTCGACATATACGGATACGATACAGAAGTTATAGCAGCAAGTGTAAGACATCCGCTTCACGTTACAGATGCAGCGTTGGCAGGTGCACATATAGCTACAATACCTATGAAAGTATTAGAGCAAATGGTTAAACATCCGCTTACAGATAAAGGAATAGCAAGTTTTATGAAAGACTGGGAAAGTGCATTCGGCAAATAG